The bacterium region TATTTATTGTATGTTTGAAAGATTTTGGCATTGAACTTATTAAAAAATCAGCCATTTTGTTAATACCAGATATATTTTGAGTAAACGTGTTCTGCTCAACAAGTTTTTTTAAGAAAACGATTATTTCTTCTTCTTTTATATATATATTTGATTTTATAAGGTTGGTCATTTATATCTCTAAAATTACGGGCTATTTTTTGCAATCTTTCTTTCTGGCGCAGGGACCAACATAATAGGAACATCAGAACATCTTGCGACATTCTGGCTAACGCTACCAAGAAAGACTTCCTGCAAAAAACCTCTTCCCTGACTTCCCATTATTATCAAAGAGGCTTGATTTGCTTTTGAAAATCTAACTATCTCTTTTACTGGGTGCCCGTATAAAATTTCAATATTTATATTAACATCTGGTTTCTGTATAACTTCCTTCAATTCTTCTAAACGGAGTTTATCTGTCTTATTAAATTCTTCAAGGCGATGGCTTAAGTGGGGAGAAATCGTGGTCTTATTTTGGATATGTAACAATGTAACTTTTTTTGGACCTTTAGATATTAAACTTTTTAAAAATAGAGCAGCAAAGTCAGCATTTTTAGAGAAATCTGTGGGGAATACAACGTGGTTAAGAAACTCATACTTATCTTTACTAATGAAACTTTTCTTCTGGTAATGAGGTGAAATTTTTACCAATAAAATGGGCATTACTTGATTATAAACTGTGTCGCAAGTTATGTTTCCAATCAATAATTCACTTATTCTTGTATGACCGTGGCTACCAAAAACCATCAACTCACAATTGTTCTCTATAGCAAGACTGTTTATTTCTTTACAAGCCATCCCAACAAGAATATCAGCATCAACATTGAACCCTCTCGTATTCAAAAAATCTTTCTGCCTATCAAGTTCTTCTTGAAAAAAAGTTTTTATTGCTCCAATGTTAATACCGGGTATTTTTGTATGTTCTATACTTCTTATGATGTGAAAATTTTTAATACCTAACTCTTTTAACCCTCTTACACACTTTAAGAGTGGAAAAGATACAGTCCTAAAATCGATTGCAATCATTGCCTTATTAAACATATTTAGTCCTTGAATTGATTAGGTTTAGTTAAATTAACAATACCACTCTTAACCGATAATGTCAAACTTTCTTTTTAAAAATTCTGCATCCATTCTTTTTCGCCGTCTTCGGCGCTATAATTCCAACGAGTAGAAGGCAAAAGACGGAATGGGGGCAAGCCTCCTATTCGCTTATTTTGTCGCCCGAACGCCCAATTTTGTTATCCTGAACTTGTTTCAGATCTCTAATGTAACCCCGTAACGTAAGTAATAAAAAACGAGATTCCGGATCAAGTCCGGAATGACAATCTTTCCTTATTTGCCTCTCCCCTTGAGGGAGAGGATGCAAGGTGAGGGGTTCTTTTGTCTTTAGTTTTTGCCTTTGCTTGTCATTGCAAATCGTGTTTTGGTGTGGCAATTCCCTCGTATTTATCCTTAAACTCGCAAAAGCGGAAAGGGAGCCTTTAATTGCGTATATAGACCTGATACTTATATTCAAGTTGTATCTTTTCAGCAGGTTTTATTGGGACTTCCCACTTTAATATAGAGTGTGGATTAACTTTTTTTAAGCCTCGAGCAGACTTCTCGATTCGAGCTTCTGGAGAAGAAGATAGAACCTCACCTGAAAGCGTTTTTGTGACACTAAGAGTGATATTCTTATTTTTGTAACTTGTTGCTGTTAAGGTTCCTTTGACTTCAACAAGGTCATAATAGGAACCGTAAAACTGGGCAGCGTTACGCCTTCTATCTACTTCAAATTCTGCCTGTTCTGCTTTTATATCCACCGACTGCGTAATCCTTAGGTTGCTTTTCCCACCTGGGCTTGTATAATAGAGGGTATCTTGTCCGAGTATTTGGTTTGACTGAACTGTTGTGGCAGGCGAAGTTGTCCAAGGTGTTTT contains the following coding sequences:
- a CDS encoding universal stress protein, encoding MFNKAMIAIDFRTVSFPLLKCVRGLKELGIKNFHIIRSIEHTKIPGINIGAIKTFFQEELDRQKDFLNTRGFNVDADILVGMACKEINSLAIENNCELMVFGSHGHTRISELLIGNITCDTVYNQVMPILLVKISPHYQKKSFISKDKYEFLNHVVFPTDFSKNADFAALFLKSLISKGPKKVTLLHIQNKTTISPHLSHRLEEFNKTDKLRLEELKEVIQKPDVNINIEILYGHPVKEIVRFSKANQASLIIMGSQGRGFLQEVFLGSVSQNVARCSDVPIMLVPAPERKIAKNSP